One Homalodisca vitripennis isolate AUS2020 unplaced genomic scaffold, UT_GWSS_2.1 ScUCBcl_3288;HRSCAF=8735, whole genome shotgun sequence genomic region harbors:
- the LOC124372539 gene encoding putative ankyrin repeat protein RF_0381: protein MEENAVKVFRATFESGSVFTVSGMKKLISVGFNLNSTIHQETGWSILHYAVKSTDFQFVKFLLSVNADPNNTDKKGRTPLHYSVSKNLPAYVKLLIKHGADPNRECNEHLTPTALAVAEDNSEMLTLLISLGADPDRIVELDGQQVTPLQLAVNLYNFKIVRLLLENGADPDKSVPATGETALHVAVRVRPLERRKLIALQSMLYTLIARGASLETTRNDSLTPLQVAILYRRYDAAEILIIGGSRLNGTIEGGEFRGRAPFHLAATSLDVDLIDLCLKYGADMKVRDSYGIDPPASVLTAAIYEFEEKGVGNSEVVVEILKMFTRCNYPVDVIQEFWEYVKIFTFKKKSTVVFEMLDSVLKTQNDFNEIDAPGCKGY, encoded by the coding sequence ATGGAGGAGAACGCCGTTAAGGTCTTCCGCGCCACATTCGAGTCGGGCAGCGTTTTTACAGTGTCGGGTATGAAAAAACTAATCAGTGTGGGATTCAACCTAAACAGTACAATCCACCAGGAAACAGGATGGAGCATCTTACACTACGCGGTGAAATCAACCGATTTCCAATTTGTTAAATTTCTACTGAGTGTTAACGCGGATCCAAACAATACAGACAAAAAAGGACGGACGCCTTTGCATTATTCCGTCTCCAAAAACTTACCCGCCTATGTGAAACTTCTGATTAAGCACGGTGCCGACCCGAACCGCGAGTGCAACGAACATCTTACACCAACAGCACTCGCCGTCGCCGAAGACAATTCAGAGATGCTGACACTCCTAATATCCCTCGGAGCCGACCCCGACCGTATCGTAGAGTTGGATGGCCAGCAGGTGACACCTCTGCAGCTCGCAGtgaatttgtacaattttaaaatcgtaCGGCTGTTGTTGGAGAATGGTGCGGATCCAGACAAAAGTGTCCCCGCGACGGGAGAAACAGCGTTACACGTCGCCGTACGCGTCCGTCCACTCGAGAGAAGAAAGCTGATAGCTCTGCAATCCATGTTGTACACATTGATTGCGCGCGGCGCCTCACTCGAGACGACACGAAACGATAGTCTTACCCCATTACAGGTGGCCATATTGTATAGGAGATATGATGCGGCAGAGATTTTAATCATCGGCGGATCAAGACTGAACGGTACAATCGAAGGAGGTGAATTTCGGGGGCGTGCGCCATTTCATTTAGCTGCAACGTCGCTGGACGTCGATTTGATCGATCTCTGTTTGAAGTATGGAGCCGACATGAAAGTGCGTGACAGCTACGGGATAGACCCTCCGGCCAGTGTTTTGACGGCCGCGATATACGAATTTGAAGAAAAAGGAGTGGGCAATTCCGAAGTCGtggtggaaattttaaaaatgttcacgaGGTGCAACTATCCAGTCGATGTCATACAGGAATTTTGGgagtatgttaaaatatttacatttaaaaaaaaatctacagtTGTCTTTGAAATGTTGGATTCTGTACTAAAGACGCAAAATGACTTTAATGAAATTGATGCACCTGGATGTAAGGGGTATTGA